The segment AGGCAGGAGCGTGGTGGTCATCACCCAGAACATCGATGAGCTGCACAGGAAGGCAGGCACAAAGCACCTCCTGGAAATTCACGGTAAGAATCCGCTTCCCtgtctgctgcaggacagcaaaactctggggagaagagagagcgAGACGATaggcagaacaaacaaaactggTCTTAAAAGTGATAAGCTCTTGCAGGAGGTTATTTACAGTATCACCCTGTTCTCTTTTGGAAGATGTTTTGGGCACTTCATAGCCTCCTTTTGTTTGttagctttctttttaatggacTCTGGACAGTACATAATGGACAGCACATGGGAGTTGGTTCTCCGTTCCCACCTGCTCAGTTTTGCCACTTGAATACATGCAGGTAGTGAAATTTGGGGCTTCAGCAGTATGACAGCATCACACTGGTATTGCTACAAACAAAAGGTATGTGGGCAAGAGAGGTCTTTCCAGCCCTGGTGCTTTCCCTTTGTTGTGTCCTGTCCTTTCCTTTGAGGCCCCACCCATTGCAggccttcagctgcaggaggaaggagggtcCTGAAACACGTGATGTTTCCATACCTTTCTCTTCTATGCCCTGTGGCACTCCCTCTTCCATCCCCTGTAGTTCATGGTATTTCTCATTCCCTCTTGCTCTCCAGCAAGGTGTCAGAGGAGTGCTACACAGGGACAGTGCATGCAAATCAGTGGGGCTTTTGGAGGCAATTGGTGTGGGATGGAAGGAACAAGGCAAACCTGCCCCCTCTTCTCCTTGCCCTGTTCTTCCAGCCCCTTGCAGGGTGGAAGTCTCCCAAGGCAAAGCCCCATGCTGGCCTTTCAGTACTATGATGCTTACATATTACAAAAGGTGTCAATGGGATTTCCCACCATTAATTTGTGATCTTGACACAGGAAACCTGTACAAGTTGTTTTGCAGTTGTGGATCCAGCGATAAAGCCATGGGCATAGTTTTATTCTTCACAAAATCTAAACAATTTAAACTCTTGGGCATCTCCACAGTGCGTGGTATCAGCTCTATGGAAGTTCAGAGGTGTGCATCTTGGGGTTGGGGAGTTTGCATAAAACAAAGTGGGGTTAACCACAAGCAGAAATGATCTCATTTGATAATGctttaagtgattttttttcctcggAAATAACTGCAATGAGGCTGTGTGTTAATTACGTCATGAGGTAGAAGGTCATAAAATGTAGCTcagaggcacagctgctgctgttcactGTGGCCTTTTAGGTGAAAGGGTGTTTCTGGTTCTGCGGTGCCTGATCTGTGCTTTACTCTGACTATGGCTGTCTTTGGTTGCTAAACAAACATGTGGAGTGGATGCACTCTATAAATAACAATCATAATGCTGCCAGGTTTCAACACCCAATCGGTGTGTTCATGTAGCTGTCAACCTACAAGTCAAATAAAAGCTGTCTGGGATAAGCATAACCATTTGCTCATGCAGTCATGCCCTAGAACAATTACTTGATCCGTAAtgtttcctctctctgcatTTCAGGAAGCTTATTTAAAACTCGATGCACCAACTGTGGAAACGTGACTGCAAATTACAAGAGTCCGATCTGCCCAGCGTTGGCTGGGAAAGGGTAATCCATCTGCCTTGCAAACTCCCAGTATTTTCTGCTCAGTCTGCTCTTCAGTAGGAAAGGAGCTGTTACAGGAGCATAGAGGAGTTCTAGCCaagcacttcatttttctttaataataataatattcaggagttggacttgatgattcttatgggtcccttcccatttgagattctatgattctgtatttaaatGTTACATAGATGTTTTGAAACGTGATTATACTTTTGGGTAACTTCAGTTAGAGCCCATGATATCAAGCGAGGTAAGGCATGTGAATGAGTAACTTAATCTTTAGTTAGTACAACATTATATATGTTTGAATTAAAATAGTTTCAGATGGTCTGGAACTCTCATATTGGACGTCAGCTTACTGGACTTTTTGAGAAAGGGTGTTCACTCCCATCCTCTTTGTCTTCCAGTATTTTTAATCATAGGTTTATTCCTTCTATCGGACTGTCATCAGTGTAGGGTACGGGTTGTCCTGTTCTGACTCTCATGAGCACCTCGTCACTCTTGTGCTTCAGCTCAACAGCAAGACTCTCATTACAAGTCTTGAAATGCAGGAAAATTAGTTTCCATGATTTCTTTTCAAGTTGCAGAAGAGCCCTTTGGCCTCCTTCtagccatgatttttttttccttgcattgttgaaagaagaaaaaaaagggaggggagggaaggcaTGTGCATATACTTACAGTTTTAGTCCCAGATCTCTAGATagcttcataaatatttattgtgcCTTTGTCAGACTTTGATAAGCTAATTGCTGTTGTTCAGCTCTGGGATAATACTCTATAGAAGCCTGCCTGCCCTCTGTGTGCTAAGTTAGGGCTTCAGTAGATTTTTAAGTTGACTAAAGTTGCAAAGATTCTTGATTGGAGAAAATACGAAGCTTTTGGCAATCTGTAATATGCACTTTATCTATAtgtttgaatatatatatttcaattttGTAAATTCAGGGCTCCAGATCCAGAAATAGAAGATGCTGCAATTCCTGTTGAAGAACTTCCTCAGTATgtatccactttttttttttttgctgctagCGTTTTAAAATTTCTTATATCTCAATTCTTTCATTACTGCTCCTATACTTTGGAAAGGACACATATACATTCAACAGGAGTTGAACACCTGGGAGGAGAGTTGATATCTAAACCTAGTGCTTGGGAGGCACCAGACAGTGGGAGTGTGTACAAGTTTATCACAGTGCTAAAGGAATTGCATGTTTGTGTACTCGAGCATCAAACTCAAAACATGCCAAAGTCTGTGGATTGGGTAGTGAGCAGTAGAATTGCACTAAGAAACTGCTGCACAGTAAGCTGCTACTTTGCaggttctgcttttctgctgttggtCAGCATGTGATAGGGTGCTGGTGTGCAGCCATGGAGTGGTCCTCTGCAGGCTCTAAATAAGCCAGGGCGCTTTTTGTAGTGGCTAAAGCTTTACCTTGGCTAGCTGCGGGTGCAAGGAACTACTACATTTTTTATCTCCTTCCTAAGGAAATGGGGCTGCTGTGATGCTTCTGCCTGGCCCACTCTCTTCTTAAGAGCCTGCTGGACTGTTTCTGTTCAAGTTGGTGGAGATTGTAGCACATATCAAATTCTTGGGAGTTTCACGCATTTCAGGAGCTGAGTAAGACACAGCACTTATGTCTCTGAATTGAATGACTGTTCAACAACCTGTGCTCAGGAGAGCATGAGGAGTGCTGGGAATGTGAACAgtgagagagggaaggaagccTTGTCCAATCCTAAATGAGAGCCATTTTGCCACTGTGCAGGTGGAGGTGTTCATGTCAGAGATATAATGCTGTACCTCTGGAATTGTTCAATAGGTGCGAGGAAGACGGCTGTCATGGCCTTCTTCGTCCCCACGTCGTGTGGTTTGGTGAAACCCTGGATCCAGATGTTCTCACAGAGGTGGAGAAGGAACTCGACCTATGCGACCTCTGCTTGGTGGTGAGGAtgtttgccttgccttgtgtaTTCTCCTTTCTGTCAGGTCTTTACCTGCTTTAACGTTTGCCGCTGGCTTTGCAGGTGGGAACCTCCTCCGTGGTGTACCCCGCCGCCATGTTTGCCCCCCAGGTGTCCGCCAGAGGAGTGCCGGTGGCGGAATTCAACATGGAAGCTACTCCCGCTACAGACAGGTTCAGGTAAAGCTGCTCGCCAGGCTGACCCCCTCCGCCCTCGTCGTCCTGTTCTGAACGGTTACACTGCCTAGAGACAAAGTGAACCTCCCCTACTATATTTGTCCCGTCccgtcccctcccctcccaccgccgctccccgcccttCACACGCTCTCTCCTTCCAGGTTCCACTTCGAGGGCCCCTGCGGGACCACGCTGCCGCCGGCGCTGGCCCGGCACGAGTCCGAGATCATCGCCTGAGGCGCGGCGGGGGCggagccgggcggggcggggcgaggcggcgGGCCCCGATCGCGCCAATAAAGCCTGGAGCCGGCAGCTCCCGTGTCCGCCTCTGACTGCTAGCGCCGGGGGCGGCGGTTGCGAACCGCTGGGCGCCAAGAGGCAAGGCCGGAAGTCGGCGGATCGATTCCGGAAGTCGGCGGATCGATTCCGGAAGTCGGCGGAGCGCTTCCGGGCCACACTGAAGCCCGTTCGGGAGCGTGGCTATGGTACGGCGGCGGCGACGGCAGGAGAAGGAGGCGGCGCCCGTGGCCccggccgccgcgccgccctCCTCGGAGGATGACGAGGCCCCCGAGGAGCTGTCTTTCGGCACGGCGAGGGCGGAGGCCGAGGCCGAGAGGAAGCTCGTGGGGGAGGCGGCGCGGAGGTACAGActcccctctcccctttccGACCCCCTTTTCACCCAGCGCTGCGCTCACGGCGGCTCCCGCCCCCCCGCAGGCACCgggagctgctgaaggagaagCGGCGGCGGCGACAGGAGCTGTTCGCAGAGCAGAAGGTACTGCGGTCGCCCCGCAgcccgccccgcgccgggcCGGCCGGGCCCCGCGTCCTCACCACCGTTTCTCCGTAGAGAAGGAAGCTGCTGCCCgaggccctgctgcaggagctggccGCCGCGCCGCCTGCACGGTGAGGCGGGAGAGCAGGGGGCCACGGGTGGCTTTTCGGGGGCCCTCGGCTGCGCGAAGGCGGGGCGTGGCAGTAACGTGCTTTCCCCTTCCCTCGCAGAGCAGATGAGCGGAGCCCCGCGGCTGCACCAGGTACTTTGAACGTTCCATTTCCACAGCTCGCTGTGAGTTAGCAGACGATAAAGGTGGGACTGGaaaccccccccccgcctttcCAGCAGTGCCTGGCTGTTCTATTGCACTGATTTTTTGGGCCTGTATTGACTCCTATCTATTTGGGACCGATGGCAAGGAACAGGAAAGCACTGTAGCTTTTGGAGGGCTCCCCTGAGACTTAGGCTCTTCAACAGCCCTCCTCTGAGGGCAGCACTGCTCGTTTTTACCAATCAGGGCAGCTGAAAAGTGCCTTTTGGAGTTAAAGATGGATGATTGTTCACCACTTGTGTTGCTTCATTCCTGTTCCTCTTACTTACGGTTCTAGATTGTGTTTTtgggatatttttcttctgttgaattTTCCTTAGATAAACGTCCTCAAGGGGTGtctgcaaaacagaatgaagGCCGCATCCCGGGACAGGTCAAGAAAGACAAAGCAGGAGGCACCAGGTATGGCAGGAGCAGAAGATGTGGGGCAtcatctcagtgctgcagcactgtttcCCCCAAGCTGAGGGGTTTTTTGCTTGATGTTAGCCCTGCTCTTGCTCTCATTGAAACAAGAGTATGTGACTTAAGTCTCCTTCACTGCACTTCTGTCCTCATCACAGTGAGTGTGTAGGGGAAGTTTCACTAGCATCTGCTAAGAGGAGTTTGAGACTCCCACTAATCAGAGCACAGGGCAAGTTGCTTCAACTCTTGGCTGATCATCAAACCAGCACAGATGTCCGCCATGCTCAACTATCAAAATATTGACCAGCACGTGTTGTTTTGGGTTCTGCAACTATGCCATAGATTTACATCTCTCATTAGGTCAAAAGGAAACTATATTGCTGTGCACTTGAAAGATGAGAACTTAACAGGCCTCCACCAACAAACAGCGAAAGACTTCATACACAGTCAGCTCTACGGCCCGGGCACCAACCGAACCAGCGGTAGGCAGTTTTCCTTAGGTCTGCATCTGGATTTGTCTGTATTAATCTTCGTAATTAATGTTTATCTCATTACagcaaatgaatttttttccattgcaaacAAGAAAGACTTGGTTAAAAAAGCTGCAGTTCAGTTTGTGGACAAATCTTGGGGtaagtaaaagagaaaacaatgaaGTTGGTACTACTCCATGCATTATGCCCAAATTAGTGtttagttttacttttttattatttttaatgctctttTACATGTTCCAGGGCTTTAGTTTGCATTTTACTCAGGGGAAGAACATGCAGtaagggagcagagcaggatgcaTAGCGAATACTGGCTGGGGAGAATATGGGGTAACTTGTTAGCTCATTTTTTATACAGTTACAAACTGTATCTTGGCCCAGAGCTATGTTTCCTTGTTGAAGTAAATGTTTTACTAACTGTTTTAAGGTTTGTAGCCTGAGCTACCAAAGTCACTTCTGATCTATGTAAGATCTTAAAGCAGGTATGCCAAGAGGCGAGCAGAGGGAAGTAGTACCCTTCACTCTGTTAAAAACTGATgttaaagaaatgaatgaaaacagacaACATCAATTGATcctcggctgaacatgagccaacagtgtgcccaggtggtcaagagggccaacagcatcctggcctgcattagaaatagcatggccagcaggagcagggaggtaatcatccccctgtactcagcactggtgaggtcgcacctcgagtactgtgttcagttttgggcccctcactacaagaaagacattgaggccctggaacgtgtccagagaagggcagcgaaattggtgaggggtctggagcacaactcttatgaggagtggctgagggagctggcattgttcagtctggagaagaggaggctcagggggagaCCTCcttgctctctataactacctgaagggaggctgtgatgaggtgtttggcctcttctcccaggcaacaaacaggacctgaggaaacggccacaagttgtaccagaggagttttagattagacataaggaaaaactttctcTGAGAGAGgggccaggcactggaatggccgcccagggaggtggtggagtcaccgtcccaGGCAGTGTTCAgaaggtgtctggatgaggagctacgagatatggtttagtagcttgtggtagtaGTGGTAATAGGacggttggactacatgatcccataggtcctttccaaccttgtgatgctatgattctattcaaTGAATTCTAGCCCTACGCTGCCCCTCAGCCACAGAAACAGACTATGTGGATCATAGACTGGCATCCCattgtagtgataggacaagggagaatgactttaaactaaaaaagatGCGCTTTAGACTAGATAATACTGAAAAGATTATTTGCTCAGTggggtgaggcactggcacagctgcccaaacCTGTGGATGCCCATTCCTGCGGGagtttaaggccaggttggatgggaccctaaaagcctgagctggtgggtggtaGCTTTGCCCCCTTCCAAAACTAGCTTGATTCTACAGTCAAAAAAGATTAGATCTCAATCTACTTTTCCACTTCTGCTTTAGAAGTGAAAGCACTACTGCACCCCATCCTGCAGTAGACTGACCAGTGGCACCAGCATGTGCCAGTGGAAGCCTTCTGTTGTATGTGAAACGTGACTGAGAGGCAGCTTTCCATAATGTTCTTCTGCCTAGGCTTGAAAAACTGCAGTAATGTAATGCGTTGCTGCCAGTTACACAGCTGAGTTAAGTCAATGCTTACAGCCTTACCgctttgtctttgttttgtttaagggctagaaaaaaagcaaagagcaacAAAGTTTACAAAATACTGGGTCGCAAGAAAGGTGACAAATACACTTTGAAGACGGCTTTTTCAGAAGATGCTATCAAAGGACATGTACTGAAAGTTCATTTCTCATCGCCTACACGTAACAGGTGTCAGCCACCCCCACCCTTCTCCATCATTACTACTCTCTTTCAGCTTCAGGCAATGGACAGTTTCACAAAGTGATCCTGGTTGCCCTCTGCGTTCTTACCTCCCCTGGCAGAAGTTGCTGGGGAAACAATGCACTGCTGGGTCCCAGCCGTGCTGGCATATCCTTCAGGGGCTCTTAGAAGCCCTTCTCACAGAGCTGGACTTTGTTCCACGAGGCAGCTCGACTGCAAAGAATAAAGATGAACGATTTCATACTTACTCTTGTGGATGCTGCGCTTCTTAAAACCATCCATCATTATTCCTGATTTTTCAGTACCCACATCACTCAGGAGAGGCCACAGGCTAGTATTAGAGTCCTTACATAGTTCACATAGCAGAGCCACTTCTAGCCAGGCTTGATTACTTTTAAGGAAtataaggtgttttttttctcccctaccTTCAGGGAGTGTTTAGCCTGCTGCCTTGACTTAGCAGTGCTCGCTCTGCTTGTTTCATGGTAAAAACACACTCTTTaattttcagcagcactgacaggGGAAGTGGTATTGTATACAATGGTATTGTATATGGTCCAGCAGTGAACCACCGTTCTAGGATAAAActagaacaaagaaaatgtagcATACAAGTCCATGCTACCATTTATGTAGAAGTAAGTTTTTAATGACTGATTAATTATGATATCACTACATTTTATTGCAATATAGTACTATTTaagcacttttaaaaatgcaaggtGTACAAAGATTAAATTAAGACTGTAAATTGACTAAATATTTGGTTTTTATATAAATAGGTCATAACCACACTGTGTTGACATGTAATACTGTTATAATACAACAGTTAAACTGGTGAGTCTACACAACAGAAGCTGTCTTCAGTTaaacaaggaaacaaagttGAAAAGACcatgttaaaacaaaaactacTAAGATCAACAGGTTGGGATTGTAAGTAGCAACAAACATATTCACTCAGCTCCTGAGTAATTCAAGTTTTACAgtacacattaaaaaatatcatttcttCCCATCAACACTATATCCAAACCATCGGGTGTTTATGCATTTTGCAAATTACATTGATTGAACTATGTAACAATGGGGGTGGCGGTTGGCAAGTCATCCTGCTTGACACGTACATCACCCACATGCTAATACATCCACGTTTCTGCTCTTCTGTCCCACCACAAGGTAGCAggatttttggtttgtttagaCAATCGTTGAGAGGATTTTATTTGTCAATTTGGATGTCTGACATTATCAGTGATATTTTCCACTCTTAGTTGCCTAAGAGGTTTAAAGATGGAAATTCTCTAACACTAAGTTAGAAATCATTTGCATCATGCTGTAAACTAGGAAGCAACATAAAGCGACAGACTTGTCCTTAGTACATAATTAAAATTCCAAATTCCAGTCAGCAGAGCTGGACTACTTTCCATAGTGAATACACCACACCATCTCACAGATCTTCAAATGCATAGCTAGTGTAGGTAGTCTTCCACTGTGGCAAAAGCACAGGATCCAATACCCGATCGAGCCATCAATCCCAGACACTGTGATGCTTGTCCCATTGCCAGGGCAAGCGGTGGTTGCTTTGGCAGATTGTGAGTCTCTGGAAGAAGATTAACAGCAGCAGTTCAAATATCTcactttgtttcattattttcttgtaCTACAAAACTCCAAATCCATGCACTTCCTTCCAAAGCTTACTCTTATGGCAAAACAGAGCGGGAACAATGAAGTCACACTTTGAaattctctgcagagctctatTACTGAGCAAGCCGTGCTTTGCTCTGAACCAATAAAAACATGTAAGTACTGTATCCGCTGCATTTACACACCTCCAAAACTCTCTTCTGCTCACAGGACATTCAATAACAGTAAGCTTTGTTCATCGCTCAGCCACCTCAGTGCTAGACCCAGCAAACAGTGTAtggtgagcagcagtgtgctaCCCTGCTTCCCTAAAAGGGCACAGATGTACCACGTACAAAACCCACCAAGTCTTACCTAGTATTGCACTATTGAGTACGGAGCACACAGGTTCTCTCTGAATTGGGTCAAGCTGATTTCCAACAGGGCTGCTCCACGGATCTGAATATGCAAGTAAACTGAATGCATCCTGCAGGAAGATGATTACATCACAGCTGCATTACACTAGTGAAAACTTGGGCCTCTTAACATACTTTGACTTGTGACTCAGAGCAGTCTCAAAACACAGCAAGCTGCCTGCACACACTTCTGACCTCTACCAATTCTTGCTAGAGGCGACTCTATGACATGACATGACTCTATGACATGACATGACTCTATGACATGACATGACTCTATGACATGACATGACTCTATGACATGACATGACTCTATGACATGACATGACTCTATGACATGACATGACTCTATGACATGACATGACTCTATGACTCCAGTGACCAAGCTACATGGTCAGAAATGAGATAAGGGGACACGCTAAATTCATCTCTGCTTTTAACTGTATTACAATATGAAGTTATTTTCTCCATGAATGTGCTACATGGACAAGATAAGAGACGGTACTACACCACAGTGGACTCAGACCAAA is part of the Gallus gallus isolate bGalGal1 chromosome 2, bGalGal1.mat.broiler.GRCg7b, whole genome shotgun sequence genome and harbors:
- the SIRT5 gene encoding NAD-dependent protein deacylase sirtuin-5, mitochondrial isoform X1 — its product is MCLAQCAARRLLAQVHGALKPAPKKPNWCWEMARPSSNMADFREVFAKAKHIAIITGAGVSAESGVPTFRGAGGFWRKWQAQELATPGAFARNPSRVWEFYHYRREVMLSKHPNAAHIAIAECEKRLRKQGRSVVVITQNIDELHRKAGTKHLLEIHGSLFKTRCTNCGNVTANYKSPICPALAGKGAPDPEIEDAAIPVEELPQCEEDGCHGLLRPHVVWFGETLDPDVLTEVEKELDLCDLCLVVGTSSVVYPAAMFAPQVSARGVPVAEFNMEATPATDRFRFHFEGPCGTTLPPALARHESEIIA
- the NOL7 gene encoding nucleolar protein 7 produces the protein MVRRRRRQEKEAAPVAPAAAPPSSEDDEAPEELSFGTARAEAEAERKLVGEAARRHRELLKEKRRRRQELFAEQKRRKLLPEALLQELAAAPPARADERSPAAAPDKRPQGVSAKQNEGRIPGQVKKDKAGGTRSKGNYIAVHLKDENLTGLHQQTAKDFIHSQLYGPGTNRTSANEFFSIANKKDLVKKAAVQFVDKSWGLEKKQRATKFTKYWVARKVTNTL